The Nocardia sp. NBC_01329 sequence GTCATGAAGCGAAAACGAGCCGGGCGTGGCTGACTCGACCTGGCCCGGCGAACATTTGATCGTCGCCGCGCAGGGCGGTGACGTCGACGCGATCGCCGCGTTGGTGTCGGGCGCGCACCCGAATATTCGGCGCTTCGCCCGCTCCCTGTGCGACACCGCGGAGGACGCGGAGGACGCGGCGCAGGAGGCTCTGGTCATCCTGTACCGCAAGATCGGGATGCTGAGGGCAACCGGCGCCCTGGCGTCGTGGATGTTCCGCATCGTCCGCAACGAATGCCTACGGCGCGCGCGGATGAGGCGAGACCACGCCCCGTTGCAGGACACCGCCGTGGCCGCCTCGGCCGAGGACGAGGCACTGCAACGTCTGGAAGCGGGCAGAGTGGTGGCCGCGATCGCCGCCCTGCCCCAGGACCACCGCCGGGTGCTGATCCTGCGCGATATCCAGGGCTACAGCGGCCCGATGGTCGCCGAGGCGCTGGGTCTCAGCACAGCAGCGATGAAATCGCGTCTGCACCGAGCCCGCGGAGCAGTTCGTCGAACACTACTGACCCCATCCGACCCGGCTCCTGGAGGGAAATGATGATCGGAACAAAACCTGACGGTCCCGACTTCGCGAGCGCGACCCTTCCCGAGCATCTGGTCCGCGGTGTGGTGGGCTTCGGCGCGCTGTTCGGCTCGGTAGCGCTGATCCCGGTCGTCGGACCGGTCGCTCTGATACTCCTGCCCGTCGGTCTGATCGCGCTGCGCGGATGCCCGATGTGCTGGACGATCGGGCTGATGGAGACCCTTTCAAGGGGCAGGCTGCAGCGTTCGTGCCAGGACGGTCAGTGCACACTGGCCACCGCCGGGAACGGTGTGCCCTACCCCGGCTCCGGAAGTTCGTGATGCCCGCCGAAAGCCTCGCGCATCGCCGACAGTGCCTTGTCCGCGTATTCGGATTCCCCGCGCGATGCGAAGCGCTGGAAGAGCGCCGCCGAGAGCACCGGTGCCGGGACGCCGATGTCGACTGCAGCGTCGAGGGTCCAGCGCCCCTCCCCGGAATCGGAGACGCGGCCGCCGAAGGAGTCCAGGTTCGGGTCGGCGTGCAGTTGCGCCGCGGTGAGGTCCAGCAACCAGGACGCCACCACCGAGCCGCGCCGCCACACTTCGGCGACCTCCGCGATATCTATGGCGTAGCGGTAGTACTCGGGATGTTCGAGCGGAGTCTCCTCCGCGGAGTATTCGCCGCTCGCCCGGTCGCCGTAATCGGCCTTGTGCAGGATGTTGAAGCCCTCCGCGTAGGCGGCCATGGCCCCGTACTCGATACCGTTGTGCACCATCTTCACGAAATGACCGGCTCCCGCCGGACCGCAGTGCAGGTACCCCTGTTCGGCCGGACCGGGCTCGCCTGTCCGGCCCGGGGTCCGGGGTGCGGCCGATACCCCGGGCGCGATGGCCTGTAGCAGCGGCTCCACGTACCGCACCGGTTCCGCCTCGCCGCCGATCATCAGGCAGAAACCGCGCTCCCGGCCGAATACGCCGCCCGAGGTCCCGATATCGAGGTAGTGGATACCGAGCGGGGTCAGCTGCGCGGCGCGGGCGATATCGTCGTGGTACCGGCTGTTACCGCCGTCGATGACGATGTCACCGGGTTCCAACAGCCGCGCCAGCTGATCGACTGTGGCGCCGGTGAGACCGGCCGGGATCATCACCCACACCACCCGCGGGGTGTCGAGATCGGCCACGAACTCCGCCAGGTCGGTGCTCCCGCGGAAGCTGCCGCCGAGCTCGGCGGTGAGGTCGTCGATTACGTCCGCGTGACGTTCGCAGCCCACTGCGGTATGCCCGGCCGCGACGATGCGCCGCACGATATTGGCACCCATCCGGCCCAGCCCGATCATGCCCAACTGCATCTCGCGTCCCCTTCTGATCGGAGTCCGGATCGCACGTCGTCACCGATTGTGCTCGCCGGTCGAGAAAATTCGTCGAGCTGATGTGTAACGACCTGCGCGCGGCACCGATATACCGGTCGGCTCCGTGCATTCGCCTGACCCCCGACCCGGCGACTGCACGGAGCCACTTTGCTGTCCGGAGCCACTTTGCTGTCCGGGGCTCGGTTCGGGCGATATGTCCCAAATGCGACGTCATTGCGGTATCCAGATGGCGCAGCTGTGATCGATCAGGCACTGAAGATTACAGTTCGGACAACTATCGTTGGCGAAGGCTCGCACCCGCGAGTCCCCGAAGTATCGATTGGGGAGGACGGTTCGTGAGCAGCGAATCGAACACCGACCGAGGTGACAGTCGCGATTCCGGCCGTCCGCAGCCGGTCGACGGCGGCCTACGTCAGCTGCTCGAAAACGGCCGTAACCAGCACGGACAGCAGTTGCCCGCATCGACCGGGCCGATCGACAATGTCGCGTCCGACTGGCGCGGCGGCAGTTCCTGGCTGAACCCCAGTACCGGCGAACGGTCGCAGGAGTCCGAGGAACCACAGCCGAACCGAGGTCGGCCGTCACCGGGTTCTGTTTCCGGCGCCGCGTCCCCGCAAACCTCGGCCCACGGTCCGGTGGATTCCCCGCCGGGCCCTCGACCAGGGCTGCCCGTTCGTGGTACCGGCGGCCGCGGTCCCGCTGCTCCCGGGATGCCGCCGGCCGGTGGGCCCGCTACGTCCGACCCCACCGGCTCCGATTACGCCACCCAGCAGTTCGCGCTGCCCAGCCCTGCCCCCGCGCAGGCCGCTTTCGCCGACTCCGACCCCGACGACGCCCCGACCGAGGTCTTCGATTCGGCCGCACTGACCCAGCGGCTCTCCGGCGGTCCGTCCTCCTGGCCGGGACATCCCAACAATCCGACGAGCGCCGATATCCTGTCGCACGGTGAATCCGGTCCGCCCACCCCGCCGCGCCGCCCGGGCGGCGGCCGCGGTACCGGCGGGTCCGGTGACGACAACGGCCGCTTCTCCGGCGCCCGTGCCCGGCTGCGCTCCGCGAACGCCCGGCGTGTGCTGCTGGTCGCCGCGATCGTGTTCGGTGTCGCGCTGGTGGGATATATCGCGGACCTGGTGATGACCTCCGGCAAGATCCCGCGCGGCGTCGAGGTCGCCGGGGTCGCTATCGGCGGAATGGACGAAGAGGACGCCCGCGCGAAATTGCAGGCGGAACTCGATCCCCGCGCCGGTGAGGTCGTGCCGGTGAAGATCGCCGACGTGCAAACCCAGCTGGTGCCTTCCGCCGCCGGGCTCGGGGTCGATTGGGAGTCGACCTGGGAACGAGTCGGCGAGCAGCCGCTCAACCCCGCCTCCCGGCTGCTGTCGTTCGTCGCCACTCGTGAGGTCACGGTCGCCAGCTCGGTCGACGAAGCCGCGCTGAGCCGTACCTTCGACGAATTGAGGGTGCACGATCAGCCGCCGGTGGAAGGCGGTATCCATTTCGAGGGCACGCGGCCGGTCGAGGTGAATCCGACTTCCGGCCGGGTACTGGATCAGGCCGCCGCCCGCACCGTTCTCACCGAACAGTGGGCGACCGCGAGCACCCTGGATCTGCCCGTGGCCATCGCTCCGCCCGCTGTCCGTCAGGACGCGATCGATCAGGCGATGCGTCAGATCGCCGAACCCGCGGTGAGCGCGCCGGTCGTCTTCACCGGTAAGGAGGCGGCGAACGCCGCACTCAGCCCGGAACAGATCGCGACCATCGTCGGCTTCGTACCCGACGGGCACGGCGGGCTGCGGGTCGAGTTCGACCACAAGGTGGCCACCGATCTGCTCGCCCCGCAACTGGCCTCGACCGAGGTCGAACCCAAGGATGCGAGCTTCACCTTCTCCGGTGCGCCCACCGTGGTCCCTGCCGTGGTCGGCGACAAGATCAACTGGGCGAAAACGCTGGATCAGTTGCCCGCGATGCTGGCCGCCGGCGGCGCCCAGCGCACCACCCCGGGAATCTACGAGCGGATCGAACCCAAACTCACCACTCAGGCAGCCGAGTCACTCGGGATCAACGAGACGATGGGCGAGTTCACCACCAGTGGGTTCACCGGACCGTCCGGGGTGAACATCCGGACGGTCGCCCAAGAGGTCAACGGCGCCATCGTCAAACCGAACGACACGTTCTCGCTCAACACCCACACCGGTCCCCGTACCGCCGCCGAAGGCTATGTGGAATCCGGCATCATCGATCACGGCCGCCCCAGCAAAGCCGTGGGTGGCGGGATCAGCCAGTTCGCGACCACCCTCTACAACGCTGCCTATTTCGCAGGCCTCGAGGACGCCGGCCACACCGAACACAGCTACTACATCTCCCGCTATCCGGCGGCCCGGGAAGCGACAGTGTTCGACGGGGCCATCGACCTCCAGTTCCGCAACAACACCCCGCACGGTCTGTACATCCAGGCAGTCGCCGACAGCTCCGAGGTGACGGTCCGCATCTGGGGCACCAAGACGGTGAACGTGGAGTCCATCACCGGTGAGAAGAGCAAACCGACCGAACCGGAGACCATCAAGCTGCCCGAAGGCGACGACTGTATCGCCTCGACCGGTGCGCCGGGGTTCACTATCTCCAACACCCGGGTGATCACCGATATCAATACCGGTGCCGAGGTTTCCCGCACCACCCGCACAGTGAAATACGATCCGGTTCCGGAGGTCGAATGCGAGTCACCGGACAAACCGGAGGACTCCGGGGATGGTTCGAGCGGCGGCACTCAGCCCAGCAGCGCCGCGCCCAGCAGTAGTCCACCCATCAGCACCCGGCCCAGCGGCCGCCCGGGATCCCGCTGATCCACAGCAGCGCGGGAACTCATACGACACCGCCCGCCCCCGATCATCGGGGGCGGGCGGTCTCATATCCGTGGGCGGGCGCCGTTACAGCGGAGTCCGCATCAGTAGCACGTTGTACTGGCGGTGGACCGTCAGCAGGAAGTACAGGTCGCTACCGGTCTGGTAGGGGAAGATCATCGGCGCGTACGCCGTCGGCAGCGCGGCAGCCTCCAGCAGTACCCGGGGAGCACTCCACGGTCCTTCGGGCGCATCCGCGGTCCGCAGCACCACCGAGTTGAACGGATCGGTCGTCGTCATCACGAATTTGCGCAGATAGTCGTTCCACTGCACCGACAATTCGGCCACCCCGTCGACGATCGGCGCGGAAGCCTTGGCATCGTTGGGTTTCCAGCCGTGACCGTCCCAGTACTCGTAGGCGTCCAGATTCGCGATATCGGCTTCCCGGACCCGCGAGACGAACCCGGGATGGTTACGGCCCGCCGGTGTGCCGTACCGGTACACGAACCCGGCGTTCTTCACGAACGCGTTCTGCTGGAACCGCTCGTGCCCATCTACATTCGCCCGCCGTGTATTCGGCAGCTGGGCCCAGGTGCGCCCGCCGTCGCCGGATGCCGCGAGAGTGGAGAAATTGGTGTTCCACCGACCGTGGTCACCCCACTCCTTCACCGACATCATGCTCATGTACTGCACCCCGCCCACCGCGATACCGGCGGTGGGGATCAAACTGATCTCGATACCCGGAATCTTCGGGCTGGGCAGCGGATTCGGGACGGCCCCGTCGAAGACGATGCCCTGCGCCGGATCTTTGGTGTGGCTGTAGAACAGCACATTGCTGGTCCACGCCCATACGCTGCCGGCCAGCAGATTCGGGACCCCCAAGCCCGCGGAATCACCGAACGCGGTGAGCATGGTGCCGGCACCGTCGTCCCACATGACGCCGAGATCGGTGCCGAGCACATTCACCTGCTGGGTCCGGTTGGGGCTGTCCATCCCCGTCACCTGATACACGGCCTGAGTGGGCCCCGGCAACGGCGGCAATCCGCGGGGCTCGCCGTTGATACCGGGGATCGGATTCACATTGTTCGGATCCGCCGCCGCCGGACCGGCCAGAACGAGCGCGGCGACGGCACCGGCGACACCGGTACGTACGAGGACGGACAGCGGACGGCGGCTCATTCTCGATGTCCTCCTGCTGGGCGGGCGAGGTGGTTTCGGTCGCTCATCTTGCCATGCTGTGTCCTTCGGCGCTGTGAGCTCGCTATTGCCGTATGTAGGCCTCGATGCCGTCGAGGATCCTCGCGAGGCCGAACTCGAAGCCGTCGAGTGGTAGCTCGTCGGTGAGGTACGCCGGGTCCGCGAGCACTTCCGCTACCGCGTTCAGGTTGCGGGCGCGAAGTTGCTCGTCCAAGAACAGACGGATCGCGCGGATCGTCCGCTGTTGATCGGGATTCGTACGTCGCAGCGCTGCCGGGGCTGGAGTGTTGCGCTGTAGGTTGGCGCCGTACCGCGCGTGGCTGTCGAGGAGGTACGCACAGTTCAGCATCTGCTGTGCGGCCATGCCGGTCGGCTCGAGGACGCTGATCAGAGCATCCAGCCATGCTGCGTTGTGCGGTGTCAGCGGGATGGTCGTCGGTGCGTCCAGCAGCCATGGACGCGATAAGAAGCGGTGGAAGAGCTGACGCGACCACAGCCCGGCCGCGTCTCGCCAGTCACCGTTCGGCAGCACCGGCGGGTCGCCCCAGGCGCGGTCGGCCACGAGCGTGATCAGCTCATCTCTCGAGCTGATATAGCGGTACAGGGCGTTGGTGGTCACGCCGATACGACCGGCCACCTTGGGAAGCGAAGCCGCGGCGATGCCCTCGTCGTCGGCCAGTTGTGTCGCTACCGCCACGATCTCCTCGACTGTGTGCGCAGGCTTGGGACCGCGCCGCGGTCCGGTGCCGACGACACCCCAGGCCGCTGCCAGGCCGGGTGGTAACGCCTCACGGTCGGTGTCGGCGGACTCGATCCCCGGTGCGGCCTCGTCATCCGCTGCCGCGCCTCGGGGGCTCTTGGGTGGGGTCACAGCGGGAATCCTTCCAGAGGGCGCATACAAAACAGTAGACGGCATGCACAGTTAGTATTACTGTGCATGGCATGAACAGTGCGTTGCATACACAGATAGAATTTCCGGATTCCGCTCGTCGCTGGGCAGGGGCTGCCGGGATCCTCGGCGCCGTCTTCGCGATGGCCGAGCTTCCGCTCTACTTCGTCGTGCCGTCGTGTGACCCCCCGAAGTGCAGCGTCGACACCGGCAGCCTCATGCCGGACTGGCTGATCCTCACCCGCACCCTGTTCAACTTTCTCGCCCTCACACTGTTCCTGGTCTTCATGACCGGCATCCGGCCACTGATCACGCGGGCAGACGCTCGCTACGAATGGTTCGGCGCCCTCGCCGGCACCGCCGGCGTAGCTTGGACGATCTTCGACATGGTCGCCAAGGGCCTGGAGGGCGGCACCGCGATCAAGACCGCCGCCCGGATCGACCCGACCCGAACCGTTCCCACCTACCTGCTCTACGGCACCATCAGCCACCTGATGCTGCTCGTCTTCGGTCTCGCCTTCGGGTACGCGGTCCTGCGCAGTCGCGCACTTCCGCGATGGATCGGCTGGTCCTCGTTCACGATCGCAGCCCTGCATCTCGCGGCTGTGCCGTCGATGTTCTTCGGCTACAACTCGTCGCAGTTCTACGCATCCAACGGATGGGGCGCGGTCGCCATGTTCAACGGCTACGCGGCCATCTGGCTCGCGATCGTCGGTGTCGCGATCCTGGTGAAGAAGACGCCCCGCGACGTCGAACTCTCACTCACCGCTCGCACATGATCGGCCGTGTGGGGTCGACCGAGTAGGCCCGGGCCACGGTGTGTCACCGTGGCCCGGGGCCACGACAGTGTCCGGCAGTGCAGGACTCAGAACGCCGCTTCGTCCAGCTCCATGATGTCGTTGTCGAGGTTCGACAGGACGGTGCGGGTGGCGGTCAGTTCCGGCAGGATATTGCGGGCGAAGAACTGTGCCACGGCCACCTTGCCCTGGTAGAAGCTCTTGTCCGCGCCATCGGCGCCCGCGTCGAGAGCTGCCCCGGCGATTTCGGCGTGCCGCAGCAGCTGCCAGCCGATGAGTAGATCGCCGACCGAGAGCAGGAAGCGCACCGAACCGAGGCCGACCTTGTACAGCTCGTCGGTCTGCTCCTGCGCACCCATCAGGTGCCCGGTGAGGGTGGCGGCCATGGCCTGCACATCCTCGAGCGCGGTGGCCAGCAGTTTCCGCTCACCCTTGAGGCGGCCGTTGCCCGCCTCGGAGTCGATGAACTGCTGGATCTGGCCGGCCACGTGTGCCAGTGCCACACCGCG is a genomic window containing:
- a CDS encoding RNA polymerase sigma factor, which encodes MADSTWPGEHLIVAAQGGDVDAIAALVSGAHPNIRRFARSLCDTAEDAEDAAQEALVILYRKIGMLRATGALASWMFRIVRNECLRRARMRRDHAPLQDTAVAASAEDEALQRLEAGRVVAAIAALPQDHRRVLILRDIQGYSGPMVAEALGLSTAAMKSRLHRARGAVRRTLLTPSDPAPGGK
- the gnd gene encoding phosphogluconate dehydrogenase (NAD(+)-dependent, decarboxylating); the encoded protein is MQLGMIGLGRMGANIVRRIVAAGHTAVGCERHADVIDDLTAELGGSFRGSTDLAEFVADLDTPRVVWVMIPAGLTGATVDQLARLLEPGDIVIDGGNSRYHDDIARAAQLTPLGIHYLDIGTSGGVFGRERGFCLMIGGEAEPVRYVEPLLQAIAPGVSAAPRTPGRTGEPGPAEQGYLHCGPAGAGHFVKMVHNGIEYGAMAAYAEGFNILHKADYGDRASGEYSAEETPLEHPEYYRYAIDIAEVAEVWRRGSVVASWLLDLTAAQLHADPNLDSFGGRVSDSGEGRWTLDAAVDIGVPAPVLSAALFQRFASRGESEYADKALSAMREAFGGHHELPEPG
- a CDS encoding VanW family protein, whose translation is MSSESNTDRGDSRDSGRPQPVDGGLRQLLENGRNQHGQQLPASTGPIDNVASDWRGGSSWLNPSTGERSQESEEPQPNRGRPSPGSVSGAASPQTSAHGPVDSPPGPRPGLPVRGTGGRGPAAPGMPPAGGPATSDPTGSDYATQQFALPSPAPAQAAFADSDPDDAPTEVFDSAALTQRLSGGPSSWPGHPNNPTSADILSHGESGPPTPPRRPGGGRGTGGSGDDNGRFSGARARLRSANARRVLLVAAIVFGVALVGYIADLVMTSGKIPRGVEVAGVAIGGMDEEDARAKLQAELDPRAGEVVPVKIADVQTQLVPSAAGLGVDWESTWERVGEQPLNPASRLLSFVATREVTVASSVDEAALSRTFDELRVHDQPPVEGGIHFEGTRPVEVNPTSGRVLDQAAARTVLTEQWATASTLDLPVAIAPPAVRQDAIDQAMRQIAEPAVSAPVVFTGKEAANAALSPEQIATIVGFVPDGHGGLRVEFDHKVATDLLAPQLASTEVEPKDASFTFSGAPTVVPAVVGDKINWAKTLDQLPAMLAAGGAQRTTPGIYERIEPKLTTQAAESLGINETMGEFTTSGFTGPSGVNIRTVAQEVNGAIVKPNDTFSLNTHTGPRTAAEGYVESGIIDHGRPSKAVGGGISQFATTLYNAAYFAGLEDAGHTEHSYYISRYPAAREATVFDGAIDLQFRNNTPHGLYIQAVADSSEVTVRIWGTKTVNVESITGEKSKPTEPETIKLPEGDDCIASTGAPGFTISNTRVITDINTGAEVSRTTRTVKYDPVPEVECESPDKPEDSGDGSSGGTQPSSAAPSSSPPISTRPSGRPGSR
- a CDS encoding DUF4185 domain-containing protein; translated protein: MSRRPLSVLVRTGVAGAVAALVLAGPAAADPNNVNPIPGINGEPRGLPPLPGPTQAVYQVTGMDSPNRTQQVNVLGTDLGVMWDDGAGTMLTAFGDSAGLGVPNLLAGSVWAWTSNVLFYSHTKDPAQGIVFDGAVPNPLPSPKIPGIEISLIPTAGIAVGGVQYMSMMSVKEWGDHGRWNTNFSTLAASGDGGRTWAQLPNTRRANVDGHERFQQNAFVKNAGFVYRYGTPAGRNHPGFVSRVREADIANLDAYEYWDGHGWKPNDAKASAPIVDGVAELSVQWNDYLRKFVMTTTDPFNSVVLRTADAPEGPWSAPRVLLEAAALPTAYAPMIFPYQTGSDLYFLLTVHRQYNVLLMRTPL
- a CDS encoding TetR/AcrR family transcriptional regulator, with amino-acid sequence MTPPKSPRGAAADDEAAPGIESADTDREALPPGLAAAWGVVGTGPRRGPKPAHTVEEIVAVATQLADDEGIAAASLPKVAGRIGVTTNALYRYISSRDELITLVADRAWGDPPVLPNGDWRDAAGLWSRQLFHRFLSRPWLLDAPTTIPLTPHNAAWLDALISVLEPTGMAAQQMLNCAYLLDSHARYGANLQRNTPAPAALRRTNPDQQRTIRAIRLFLDEQLRARNLNAVAEVLADPAYLTDELPLDGFEFGLARILDGIEAYIRQ